TGATCCAGCGCGGCGCTTCCCATCCATCGGTGCACGGCATCGGGTGCAAAGGTTGCCTGCTCATGGATCGACCATTCACCAAAGCCCGGACCGGCACTCGTACGATGGAGCTCATAGTAACGGACGCCGGCATGATTCGTGCCGTCCGCATCGACGGTATGGTTGACGACGAGCGTCTCATGGGAGCCGAAGTTGCGATACTGGAGCCGGTGCATCAGCCGGTCAGAGATCGCATCAAGTCCTACGGCGGTGCCCGGCTGCGGGATGCAATTTCGAAGGAATCCACAGAGGTTGGGGTCGAAAAGTGCGACGACGACCGGGCTCTGTTCGATGAAACTGGAGTTTGCCGGGTTGCCAAAATCGGCATGAAACTCGAAGATCCTCAGGGCGTCTCCCTCCGGATCAAAGAACTCATCCGCCGTGAAATAGGCAAAGAGACCCGGCGCCCCCGCAGGCGGCAGAGGGCCGTCCAGATCGGCGGGCAGCATGCCGCCGATGGTCGGATCGCGCTCCGCCAGGTCGAAATAGATGAACGAGGCCGTCGGATCACCTGCCAGCATCTTCGTCCTGTCGAAGGCGAACGCCCCGGCGCCGGCAAAGCCGAGAGCGTTGAACTGGTTGTCCGTCATGTAGTAGGCATCGGGCCAGACACCAAACTTTGGATAGTCGATGTCCTTCGTATTGAGCATAGCGAAGTCATAGACGAAATAACTGCCTGACGGGTCGCCCGTTTGCGAGATCGCGATGCACTGATGTGAGATAGGGGCCACGCGGGCAAATTGACTGATGAGCCAGCGGTCGGCGAGGTGGTCGTACAGGACAATCGGATCGCCGTCGTCCCGGGTGGCGCAGGGGCTTGTCGGGGCGCCGGCAAACAGGCTGCTCAACTTGAGCGGGGCGGTCACGGGGGCGCCGTTCTTCTGAAAGACCCGAAACAGCAGATTGACGCTCTGCACATAGTGATTCGGACCGACGTCGCCGTTAGGATCCGGGGGGAGCACGGCGCCGCCATGAACGGCGATATTATCGGCATTGCTGAGCCCTTCAAAGGTCGTGGTTGGAGCAGGGATATTGGGTGTGGGGAGCGCCGGGGTTCCTGTGATGCCTTCAGCCTGAGAGAGCGGGGCGGCCGGCTTCTGCTTCGGCCGTGGGACGGAACGGAACGGTTGGATCGGGATCTCCCGCGGTGGGCCGATCTCACCGGGTGTCGGCGCTACCGCAGGAGGACGAATGAAACGTGTTGGCGGCGATACGCCCGTCCGGGCCGCCCGGCCCTCTTTAGGTGTGATTTGAGGCGATTGCGCTTCGACCTTGCCGGGCCAGAGAGCGATGGGGGGCAGCGCCGAGAGAACGAGCGCGAGGATGATGATGAAACGGGTCACGGGCGATCCCTGCCTGAGCTGCATAATACCTATGTTACACCCGTTTTTTGTTCGAACCAGAAAAAATCGCGGAGGATGCTGCCCCCATGGCGGTGTGTTGTCGCCTGGGGGCAGCATCCGTTCTACGGTGACTACCTGACCGTGACGGGGATGTTCGAGACCACCGTTCCGTTCGGAGAGGATCGAACACTGATCGTATTGCTCGCATCGGGGGCCACACCATTCCTATTCCTGTAGATGAATCTGAAGACGGTTCGACCGCGCGTGCGTGCGACCGCAGAGCCGATCACGGACCCTGTGGCATTGGGACCGGTATAGAAGGTCAAGCTGCTTCCGGGGGCCGAAGTCGCGCCCTGAATAATCCACTGCCCTACCCGCCGCATGTAGAGGGCCCGCGTGACGGTGATGGTGTCAATGACTCCGTTGACGGTCAGGTTCACCGTTGCGACGTTGGAGGTGTTGCCGGCGGCATCCCCGACCGTGTAGGTCAAGCTGTCCGGGCCGAAGTAGTTGAGGGCCGGCGTGTAGGTCACCGCGCCCGTTGTGGGGTTCACGACGGCCGTGCCATGGGCCGGACCTGTCCCGACGGCCACCGAAGAGGGGACGATGTTCCCCTGGGCATCGGCGTCGTTGGCCAGCACATTGATGACGGCGGCCGTGTTCATATTGGTTGTCGCGCTGTCATTCGCGGCTACCGGGGCGGTATCGGGCACAAAGGTGATGGCCGCCGTCAGCGTCGTCTGAGTCGGCTGCGGGCCGGAGTTGTCGGTGACGCTTACCGTGATGACGTTCGGTCCTGCGACCAGCCCGGTGATCTGCGCGCTCCAGTCGGCGCCGACGACCGTCACAGGACCCACGACGGCTGCGGTATCGACCGACACCACCGGATCCGCCAGACCCGCCTCCACAGTACCGGAGATCGTCTGGCTGCTGTTGTGGGTCGGCGTCGTGACCGGATTAAGGGTGAGCAGGGTCTGAGCGGGCGCCCCATTGAGGTCCGTCGCCGCGATCCGCATCAGGAGATCGGTGCCTTCGTCGTTCGGTATCGGGACCAGGAGCTCCGGATGGTCGAAGGGGGCCGACTGGTTTCTGACCCGCTCGTCGGTCAGCGCCATCATGAACGCGACCAGGGCGGCATGCATCGTTTCATTCCCCTGCATGAGCGAAATGCCCTGCCCGATCAGAGGGTCAAGGTCGTGAATATTGTCCTGCGGGAAGTTGCCGCCGCGGACGTAGAAGTCGACCACCTCCTCCAGGGTCATGACACTCCCGTTGTGGAAGTAGGGAGCGGTCAACTCCACGTTGCGCAGCCCAGGAACCTTGAACAGGCCGTCCTTGTTCACGGGGAAATCGACGGGGATGAACAGCGGCAGGATCGGGGTCTCGAAGGGGAGCTGGCCCAGCTCCTGCTGCTCGGCCAGGGCCGAGAACGACAGCGGAAACGGTAGCCCATTGTTGAAGTTGATAAAGGGCGCCGTCCCTCCACGGCCAATATCATCCGTTGTAGGGGTAACGGCGGTATTGTTGAACCCGTTATCATAGATGACCTGCCTGCCGTCCGCCACGAACATCAGCTCGATCAGGGCATGTTCCTGATTGTCCAGGAACGCGCCGGCCGTGACCGAGGCGTTGGTCATCTCGGTGCCGCCGTGACAGAGGCCGCAGTTGGCGATCCCGCTGAAGAGGGCGAACCCGAGCTGCTGCTCCTCGGTCAGCGCGGCCCTGTTGCCGCCCAGGAAACGGTCGAAGGGGGTCTGGTCCGAGACCAGGGTCGCCATGTAAAGCTGGACCGCCAGCCCCCAGAAGAAGGCGAAGTTGGCCTCCATCTGCGTGAACGCGACGTCCACCCCGCGGGTTCTGATCGTGACCGGTGCGGCAGAATTCCAGAGATTGTCCACAAAGGCGTCCTTGATCATCTGCTCGTAGGAGGTCACGAGCCCATTAACGGCCTGAATCCGCCCATCCGGCAGCCGGCTGGCCCGTGAGAAGAGGCCGAGCCTGCTGTCGCCGGGGTGGACGAGCTGCCTCCCCAACGGGGTCAGGCTCAGACTCAACAGCTTCCGCCCCAGTTCAGGGAAGGTGCGACCCGCAGCCGACATCTCGGTATCATCCATCGGCGGTCCGACGGCCTGCGAGGCGAGGCTCGCAAAATCGAACTCAACCGGACGTTTCACCAGGCCACCCGGATCATTGAACCAGACCCCCGCATTCAGGTCGGCCGGGCCGAACGGATTGGCGCCGTTGAAGCTGTGGTAGGCCCTGCCGTCCCAGAAGTTATTGAAGTTGAAGATCGCGTTGATCATGGAGGGGGTATTCCGCCCCGTCACCCGCCGCGTGTTGACGCCGCCCACGTGAAAGATCGGGTCGGCCACGGGGGTCATGTCGTCAACGGCTGATCCGGGGGTGATGCCCACGAAGTCGGCGCGACGGACCCCCTGCGACCCCACGACATCATTGGTATGGCGCAGGATGGGCGAGGACTGAAGGTCGGCCGGCGCCCCACGCTGGTGGAATGGGAAGTCGCCGGGTTGCAGGGTGTAATTCGGGCCGAATCCTGGAAAATCGATCAACCCCGTGAGGGGATTGTTGCCGAACACGGTATCGCCCGCCTTTGCGCCAGGGTTGAGGGTGTTCTTCATCCGTTTGTCGATGCCGGCGCTATGGTGACACGTGGCGCAAGCCTGGACTCCGTCGCTTCCCACCTGCATGTCCCAGAAGAAGGCCTTCCCCAGCCGGATGGCAGCGTCTTTGTTCTTGACGAAGTCGAAGATGTTGGAGGGTTCAGGGACCGGGATCTGACTCAAGGGCACGAAGTCGGGCGGCACGATGACCGGGAACTGCGCCAAGAGGGCAGCAGTCTCGGATGGCGTCGCGGCAGACGTCGACGCCGGCCCGTACGGCAGGAGTGTCGAGATGAGGGCAATCGCTAGTAGTTTTTTGGTGAGGGGCCCTTTCTTGGGTACCATAACATGTCCTCCTCTTCATTCCCCCGCCATTCATCCGTCATTGCGAGCACCCGAAGGGTGCGCGGCAATCTCACCGTTCTGTCCTCGCGCGCTTGAAGAACCGGGGGCAAAGAACGGTTGGATTGCTTCGCTGCGCTCGCAATGACACATTCCACTTTCTATTCTCGGGTTCGCTGCGCCCCTTGACGCCGAACCTCGCACCCCCTCACCTCCATCCTCTCCCCCATAAGGGGGAGAGGAGGCCTTAATTATTTCCCCTCTCCCCTTGCGGGAGAGGGCGCGGGTGAGGAGTCGGTTCTCTGTGCGCCTTGACGGGCGGCATCATGCGCCGCCAGATAGTCGAGCAGATCGCTCACCTGCTCGTGGGTCAGCCCTACGTTGGGCATCGGGAAGCTGGGGTACTTCGCGGCAAGCTCCGTTGCGATGGGATCGCCGTCCGCCCGCAGCCGGTCTGGGGCCAGCAGATAGCGGGCCAGCCAGTCGCGCTCCCGGCGGCTCGTCACGCCTGCCAGATCGGGCCCCATGCCGCTGCCCTTGCCCAGGGTGTGGCAGATGGCGCACTGATTCCGGAACACCAACTGTCCATTCAGCAGCAGCCGCTGCTCCACCGTGATCTCCCGTTTCGGGGCGTCCGCAAAGCTCTTTGCCGGTCGCCCGGCATAATACCTGGCAGGGTCCAGCATCCTGCCGATTTCGCCGACCATCAGGTCGATGTTGCCGGTCAGCGTCAGCCGCATCCACTGGCCCTTTGCCCCGTCGCCGACCCGAACGAAATTGGTATGACTCTCCTTCTCGCCCCGCTCGCCGAACTTGTAGCGGACCTGATCGATAGCGTCCCGCGTGCCGGTTAAAAACAGCCAGCCAGGCCCGACCCGGTACCGTTCGGCATACTTCTTCAGGACCTCGGGGCTGTCATGCTCCGGGTCCAACGTGATGGAGTACATGAAGATATCCTGGCCCACGCGTGATCCCAGCCGCTTTTGCACCTGCAGCAGCTTCGCCGTCGCCAGCGGGCAGGCCTTGTCACAAGTGGCATAGATGAAGTTGATCAGGACCTTCTTGTCCTTGATCAGGTCATCGTAAAGCTGAACCGTCTGCCCTTCATGGGTCACCAGGGACACGTTGGGGAAATAGCCCGCCCCCCAGCGCGAGCCCTGCGGCGCAGCCGAGGCGGCGCCGGATGACCATAGAATCAGCAAGACCATAACCAAGCTCGTCATTGCGAGCGACCGAAGGGAGCGCGGCAATCCCACCGTTCTTGCACTGTGAGATTGCTTCGTCGCCTCCGGCTCCTCGCAATGACAATAAGGGGCGGTCGCTACGCTCCCTCGCAATGACGTAGGCTGAGGATGTTCGCCGCAATGTCGTCTCATGATTGGCTCCAGGTAATCGCCCATGGGCCGCGCCTGTTGCGCGACCCATGGGCGTTGGTTGCTCAAATACCCTGCCCTACTAGAACGTGCGCGGGTCCGTGGACTCCGGCAGGTCTATATAGCCCTCAGGCGGCACGCCTTGCGGGCCGGCCAACGACCCAGGCCCGACAGGGTCAGAGCACTCGGGAACGCCGGTGTCGAAGCCCTGGGGATTGCCTTCCGTCAGATAGCACGAGTCGGTGTAGGTGACCCCTGTGGGCCGCGGATCGGGCGTCG
Above is a genomic segment from Candidatus Methylomirabilota bacterium containing:
- a CDS encoding electron transporter SenC, which translates into the protein MGDYLEPIMRRHCGEHPQPTSLRGSVATAPYCHCEEPEATKQSHSARTVGLPRSLRSLAMTSLVMVLLILWSSGAASAAPQGSRWGAGYFPNVSLVTHEGQTVQLYDDLIKDKKVLINFIYATCDKACPLATAKLLQVQKRLGSRVGQDIFMYSITLDPEHDSPEVLKKYAERYRVGPGWLFLTGTRDAIDQVRYKFGERGEKESHTNFVRVGDGAKGQWMRLTLTGNIDLMVGEIGRMLDPARYYAGRPAKSFADAPKREITVEQRLLLNGQLVFRNQCAICHTLGKGSGMGPDLAGVTSRRERDWLARYLLAPDRLRADGDPIATELAAKYPSFPMPNVGLTHEQVSDLLDYLAAHDAARQGAQRTDSSPAPSPARGEGK